The Desulfosporosinus acidiphilus SJ4 genome has a window encoding:
- the era gene encoding GTPase Era: MVSTSTKDFRSGFVSVIGRPNAGKSTLLNHLLGQKVLIMSDKPQTTRNRIQCILTEKRGQIVFLDTPGIHKPKHKLGEYMVGAAKESMREVDAIIYMVDLSSDYGSGEEYIIEMLKHTKTPVVLVLNKVDLLGKEQLVHKIQQFSALAEFKAIVPISAKTGENTDELLNVIFNLMPKGPMYYPEDEVTDQPERFIMAELIREKVLQLTRDEIPHSIAVVIEEVQEKKSLVKIRALIIVERESQKGIVIGAKGTQLKAIGSLARQDIEALLGSPVFLELWVKVKKDWRNRADSLRNYGYGKERDE, translated from the coding sequence TTGGTTTCAACATCTACAAAAGATTTTCGTTCCGGTTTTGTCTCAGTAATTGGCAGGCCGAATGCGGGAAAGTCTACATTACTTAATCATCTCTTAGGGCAAAAGGTTCTGATTATGTCCGATAAGCCTCAGACTACCCGCAATCGTATTCAATGTATTTTAACGGAGAAACGGGGGCAAATTGTCTTTCTGGATACCCCGGGGATACATAAGCCTAAACATAAGCTGGGGGAATATATGGTCGGCGCAGCGAAGGAATCGATGCGTGAGGTGGATGCTATTATATACATGGTAGACCTTTCATCGGACTATGGTTCCGGAGAAGAATATATTATTGAGATGCTTAAACATACAAAGACCCCTGTTGTATTGGTATTAAATAAGGTTGATTTGTTGGGTAAGGAGCAATTAGTACATAAAATTCAGCAGTTTTCAGCTTTGGCTGAGTTTAAAGCGATTGTCCCTATTTCGGCTAAAACCGGGGAGAATACTGATGAATTACTGAATGTCATTTTTAATCTTATGCCTAAAGGCCCAATGTATTATCCGGAAGATGAAGTTACAGATCAACCGGAACGGTTCATTATGGCTGAATTGATTAGAGAAAAGGTTTTACAGTTAACGAGAGATGAGATCCCTCATTCGATTGCGGTCGTGATTGAAGAGGTCCAAGAAAAAAAGTCTTTGGTTAAAATTAGGGCTTTGATTATCGTCGAACGCGAATCTCAAAAAGGGATTGTTATCGGGGCAAAGGGTACACAATTAAAAGCCATTGGAAGTTTAGCGCGTCAGGATATAGAGGCTTTGTTAGGAAGTCCGGTCTTTTTGGAACTTTGGGTTAAGGTGAAGAAGGATTGGAGGAATCGAGCCGATAGTTTGCGCAATTATGGATATGGAAAGGAACGAGACGAATAA